One part of the Vicia villosa cultivar HV-30 ecotype Madison, WI linkage group LG6, Vvil1.0, whole genome shotgun sequence genome encodes these proteins:
- the LOC131609384 gene encoding omega-3 fatty acid desaturase, chloroplastic-like codes for MATWVLSECGLKPLAPVFSKPRTGFAVSNNSKVRFLGTSKGVSDIKFQFQPKSFDFKEKRKWGLNVSTPLRVESIEPQQEELPVFDPASPPPFSLAEIRAAIPKHCWVKDSWKSMSYVLRDVVVVFGLAAAAAFLNNWMVWPLYWAAQGTMFWALFVLGHDCGHGSFSNDAKLNSVVGHFLHSSILVPYHGWRISHRTHHQNHGHVEKDESWLPLTETLFKSLDSVGRALRFTAPFPLLAYPVYLLIRSPGKKGSHFHPDSDLFVPNEKKDVITSTASWLAMVALLVGLGFAMGPIPLLMLYGVPYVIFVMWLDFVTYMHHHGHEDKLPWYRGKEWSYLRGGLTTLDRDYGWINNIHHDIGTHVVHHLFPQIPHYHLVEATEAARPVFGKYYREPKKSAPLPFHLIGEFIRSLKKDHFVSDTGDIVYYQADPELSGSSDEV; via the exons ATGGCGACTTGGGTTTTATCAGAATGTGGTTTAAAGCCACTTGCTCCAGTGTTTTCCAAACCAAGAACTGGTTTTGCTGTGTCTAACAACTCAAAGGTTAGATTTTTGGGCACAAGCAAAGGAGTATCGGATATCAAATTTCAATTTCAGCCAAAAAGTTTTGATTTTAAGGAGAAAAGAAAATGGGGTTTGAATGTGAGTACTCCTTTGAGAGTTGAGTCTATTGAACCACAACAGGAGGAGCTTCCGGTGTTTGATCCTGCTTCACCACCACCTTTTTCATTGGCTGAAATAAGAGCAGCAATTCCAAAGCATTGTTGGGTGAAGGATTCTTGGAAGTCTATGAGTTATGTTTTGagagatgttgttgttgtttttggttTGGCTGCTGCTGCTGCTTTTCTTAATAATTGGATGGTTTGGCCTCTTTATTGGGCTGCTCAAGGAACCATGTTTTGGGCACTTTTTGTTCTTGGACATGATTG TGGTCATGGAAGCTTTTCAAATGATGCTAAGCTTAATAGTGTTGTTGGACATTTCTTGCATTCTTCAATTCTTGTTCCCTATCATGGATG GAGAATTAGTCATAGGACTCATCACCAAAACCATGGCCATGTTGAAAAGGATGAATCTTGGCTACCG TTGACAGAAACATTGTTTAAGAGTTTGGACAGTGTAGGACGCGCTTTAAGATTTACAGCGCCTTTTCCATTGCTTGCATATCCTGTGTACCTT TTGATCAGGAGTCCTGGGAAGAAGGGTTCTCATTTCCATCCCGACAGTGACTTGTTTGTTCCAAACGAGAAAAAGGATGTTATCACTTCTACGGCTTCTTGGTTGGCTATGGTGGCTTTGCTTGTAGGATTGGGATTTGCAATGGGTCCAATTCCTTTACTCATGCTTTATGGAGTTCCTTATGTT ATCTTTGTCATGTGGTTGGATTTCGTGACGTATATGCATCATCACGGTCATGAAGACAAATTACCTTGGTATCGTGGAAAG GAATGGAGCTATCTCAGAGGCGGACTTACTACTCTTGATCGCGATTACGGATGGATCAATAACATTCACCACGACATTGGAACTCACGTCGTTCATCACCTTTTCCCTCAAATTCCACACTATCACTTAGTCGAAGCT ACCGAGGCAGCTAGACCTGTGTTCGGAAAATATTACAGAGAGCCGAAGAAATCGGCTCCTCTTCCATTTCACCTTATTGGAGAATTCATAAGGAGCTTGAAGAAAGATCATTTTGTTAGTGACACTGGTGATATTGTGTACTACCAAGCTGATCCTGAACTTAGTGGCTCTTCTGATGAAGTTTAA